One genomic window of Chloroflexota bacterium includes the following:
- a CDS encoding glycosyltransferase family 2 protein: MSPDTETISVIIPAYNESSGISQLIKEIKSELFEAGYSFEILVIDDGSTDDTVINAKQEHVTVIQHPHNLGNGAAIKTGIRNAKGEIIVMLDADGQHPPKDIPRLIEKIDKFDMVVGARTSASDTDMHRNFANSVYNALATYITGQKILDLTSGFRAIRTHIAKAYVYLLPNQFSYPTTITLATIRSGRSLTYVPIIGQRRKGKSNIRLFRDGIRFLLIILRIATFYSPLKIFIPVSTLMFITGFMYGLYKIIFLNLRYGPTSALLMTVSVVIFMVGLVSEQIAQLRFEQSEFHNSKN; the protein is encoded by the coding sequence ATGTCTCCCGATACTGAAACAATCTCTGTAATCATTCCTGCATATAATGAATCATCCGGTATCTCGCAATTAATTAAGGAAATAAAAAGTGAGTTATTTGAAGCTGGCTATTCATTTGAGATTCTTGTCATTGACGATGGGTCCACAGACGATACTGTGATCAATGCCAAACAAGAGCATGTAACCGTCATACAACATCCTCATAACCTTGGCAACGGTGCCGCTATAAAAACAGGCATTCGCAATGCTAAAGGGGAAATCATCGTTATGCTAGATGCGGATGGTCAACATCCCCCGAAAGATATTCCTCGGCTCATAGAAAAAATTGATAAATTTGATATGGTGGTTGGTGCACGCACAAGCGCATCTGATACGGATATGCACAGAAATTTTGCGAACAGCGTCTATAACGCATTAGCAACATATATAACGGGACAAAAAATTCTAGATCTAACGTCTGGTTTCCGTGCAATTCGAACACATATTGCAAAAGCATATGTATATCTTTTACCGAATCAATTCTCCTACCCAACCACAATCACGTTGGCAACCATACGCTCGGGGCGAAGTTTGACCTATGTTCCAATCATTGGACAAAGGAGAAAGGGCAAAAGCAATATTCGCCTTTTTCGAGACGGCATCCGTTTTTTACTCATCATATTACGAATTGCTACATTTTATTCCCCGCTAAAAATATTTATTCCAGTTAGTACCTTGATGTTCATAACTGGTTTCATGTATGGTCTCTACAAAATCATTTTTTTAAACTTGCGCTATGGGCCGACATCCGCCTTATTGATGACCGTTTCTGTTGTGATTTTCATGGTCGGGCTGGTATCAGAACAAATCGCTCAATTACGTTTTGAGCAAAGTGAATTTCACAATTCCAAAAACTAA
- a CDS encoding sulfatase-like hydrolase/transferase produces the protein MNRRDFLKLTGGALAIGALQGCSRLLPQNTAPDLSRTGISPSAADDITIIPNVERPNMVFILTDDLDAQLGTTDYMPRLQTYLTDQGASLGQFFTPTPVCCPSRISFLTGQYAHNHQVYMNASPEGSFKKFNLLGSEASTIATWLNAAGYHTGFMGKYMNEYPFPDNKTYVPAGWDEWYSPAKGKPYTGFEYTLNENGALVDYFDPSQYIGDVLSDKADDFIRRSAGGAEPFFLQVSTYAPHEPYTPAPRHADAFPDIQAPRTPSFNAEDVSGKPSDIRYNPPLSEADIQDIDSVHRLRVQSMQAVDEMIERLMNTLDELNLLDNTYIFFISDNGFHLGQHRMKPGKAHQYEEDIRVPMIVRGPGIPAGMSVDNFLTANIDFPPTIAELAGVIPPEYVDGRSLVPLLKNTPPPAEEWRQAVQIEFFGHQLDESGEVSPWYIGLRTNDHLYVEHSEGMIELYNLHADPNQLNNLAPEADPERIKLFSQWLRAIYNSSGIELREIEQNNPL, from the coding sequence ATGAACCGACGTGATTTTCTTAAACTCACCGGCGGCGCGCTAGCAATTGGGGCGTTGCAAGGCTGCTCCCGGTTGCTGCCCCAAAATACCGCCCCTGATCTTTCGCGCACGGGTATTTCACCGAGCGCGGCCGACGATATTACCATCATCCCCAACGTCGAACGCCCCAATATGGTCTTTATTCTGACAGATGATCTCGACGCTCAACTTGGCACCACCGACTATATGCCGCGGTTGCAAACGTATCTCACCGATCAGGGCGCCTCACTGGGGCAATTCTTCACCCCCACGCCGGTCTGCTGCCCTTCTCGGATCAGTTTCCTCACCGGGCAATACGCGCACAACCACCAGGTTTATATGAATGCTTCGCCGGAAGGCAGCTTTAAAAAATTCAACTTATTGGGCAGCGAAGCCTCCACGATCGCCACATGGCTCAACGCGGCAGGGTATCATACCGGTTTTATGGGCAAATATATGAATGAATATCCCTTCCCGGACAACAAAACCTACGTCCCAGCGGGTTGGGATGAATGGTACAGCCCAGCCAAAGGAAAGCCCTATACCGGCTTTGAATACACGCTCAACGAAAATGGCGCTCTGGTGGATTATTTCGACCCTTCCCAATATATCGGTGATGTTTTGTCCGACAAGGCCGATGATTTTATCAGGCGGTCCGCAGGCGGCGCGGAACCTTTCTTCTTGCAGGTTTCCACGTATGCGCCACACGAGCCATATACACCTGCGCCGCGCCACGCCGATGCCTTCCCTGATATCCAGGCGCCGCGCACGCCCTCGTTCAATGCTGAAGATGTCAGTGGCAAACCCAGCGACATCCGCTACAATCCGCCACTGAGCGAGGCGGATATCCAGGATATTGATAGTGTTCATCGCCTGCGCGTGCAGAGTATGCAGGCTGTAGACGAGATGATTGAACGGTTGATGAATACGCTCGATGAACTCAACCTGCTGGACAATACCTATATCTTCTTTATTTCGGATAACGGCTTCCACCTGGGGCAGCACCGCATGAAACCCGGCAAAGCCCACCAATATGAGGAAGATATTCGTGTGCCGATGATTGTACGCGGGCCAGGCATCCCTGCCGGCATGTCTGTAGATAATTTCCTCACCGCCAATATCGACTTTCCGCCCACCATCGCCGAACTGGCCGGGGTGATTCCGCCCGAATATGTCGATGGCCGCTCGCTGGTGCCGCTGCTCAAGAATACGCCACCCCCTGCGGAAGAATGGCGGCAGGCTGTACAAATTGAATTCTTCGGACATCAACTCGATGAAAGCGGTGAGGTATCGCCCTGGTATATAGGATTGCGCACAAACGACCACCTGTATGTTGAGCACAGCGAAGGGATGATCGAGCTTTATAATCTCCACGCAGACCCCAACCAACTCAACAACCTGGCCCCCGAAGCCGACCCTGAACGCATCAAACTATTCTCTCAATGGTTGCGAGCAATCTATAACAGCTCAGGCATTGAACTTCGCGAGATTGAACAAAATAACCCCCTATGA
- a CDS encoding class I SAM-dependent methyltransferase — protein MALISKDLLKEMMNSISKEQAAEMAIPSYLHKNPIMRWIAFSRVKLLIQWIQNYKKTEGKLLDFGCGTGIIFPIASTNFHTVYGSDIILTPAEFITNDLNLKNVQLLKPEEIESSIPDNSLDIVVCGEVLEHIQDIDPLLQQFQRKLKASGRLLVTLPTESRLYRIGRKLAKFSGDYHIHHAAKIHQVILKSGFQLSRRKFLPLPPPFSIYWAIDYTV, from the coding sequence ATGGCACTAATTTCTAAAGATTTACTCAAAGAGATGATGAATTCCATCTCAAAAGAGCAAGCTGCAGAAATGGCGATCCCATCGTACTTGCACAAGAATCCAATTATGCGTTGGATAGCTTTCTCCCGAGTAAAATTACTCATCCAATGGATACAAAACTATAAGAAAACTGAAGGTAAACTACTCGATTTTGGATGTGGGACTGGCATTATCTTTCCGATTGCAAGCACTAATTTCCATACAGTTTATGGCTCAGATATAATTCTGACACCCGCTGAATTTATCACCAATGACCTAAATCTAAAAAATGTTCAGCTTTTAAAACCGGAAGAAATTGAATCGAGCATACCAGACAATTCTCTTGACATAGTTGTTTGCGGAGAAGTTCTAGAGCATATCCAAGATATTGACCCTTTACTCCAGCAATTTCAGCGAAAATTAAAAGCATCTGGCCGCTTATTAGTCACCCTCCCGACTGAAAGCAGGCTATACAGAATTGGGCGGAAACTAGCCAAATTTTCTGGCGATTATCATATTCACCATGCTGCAAAAATTCACCAAGTAATTTTGAAGTCAGGATTTCAGCTTTCAAGAAGAAAATTCTTACCACTTCCCCCTCCTTTTTCAATCTATTGGGCAATTGATTACACAGTATAG
- a CDS encoding aldehyde ferredoxin oxidoreductase family protein has translation MQPILKLDLTSGAQEIYTVPAEWQRDYIGGSALAARLLYDDLHPAVDALAPESPLLFITGPLTGTAGPSVGRFVICGRSPATGLWAESHCGGFWGPELRKAGFDGLWISGRARNPVYLWIQDGQVELRDASHLWGLETAAAQETIIQTLGSKPKPRVAVIGPAGESQIPFALILTDHGRVAGRTGLGAVMGSKNLKAVAVRGSGNIPVASADFPALRSAANRALKDDNFTSAAHELGTAAVADYADYLGEMPKKYFRAGTFDGVSNISGSTMAETILTGTSACHACVIACGRVVQLDDDGNRKGPEYETVVGFGPNLLIDDLPFIARMGELCDRYGMDTISLSGTLGLAFTLFEQGIITTADTGGLELNWGDRQVVETLVHQTARRAGFGAALAEGSRALGRRFGAEDQAVQVNGLELAYHDPRGASGMALVYATSPRGACHNQSDYFLPDLFGQDEPAIGLEYFERHAGAGKAANVAIHQNWRTVFNALVMCVFANVPPEDILGLLNAATGETRTLEELVYAGERAWNLKRIINRNLGLVGANDVLPAPLRIPYADGGSAGYEIPFEAMLQAYYIARGWDSETGMPTDSKLTELNLEL, from the coding sequence ATGCAACCCATCCTCAAACTTGATCTGACATCCGGAGCGCAAGAAATTTACACTGTCCCTGCCGAATGGCAGCGCGACTATATCGGCGGCTCGGCGTTGGCGGCGCGTTTACTTTATGACGATCTGCATCCCGCTGTGGATGCACTCGCGCCAGAGTCGCCGCTGCTCTTCATCACCGGCCCGCTGACGGGGACGGCGGGACCGTCCGTGGGGCGCTTCGTGATCTGCGGGCGTTCACCGGCTACCGGCCTGTGGGCCGAATCGCATTGTGGCGGCTTCTGGGGACCGGAGCTGCGCAAGGCTGGTTTCGATGGCCTGTGGATCAGCGGGCGGGCGCGGAACCCGGTTTATTTGTGGATTCAGGATGGGCAGGTTGAACTCCGGGATGCATCTCACCTGTGGGGGCTGGAGACCGCCGCGGCTCAGGAAACGATCATCCAAACTCTGGGAAGCAAACCCAAACCGCGGGTGGCGGTCATCGGCCCGGCGGGGGAATCCCAAATCCCTTTCGCGCTGATCCTCACCGATCATGGCCGTGTTGCCGGACGCACTGGCCTGGGCGCGGTGATGGGTTCAAAAAATCTCAAAGCCGTAGCCGTGCGCGGGAGCGGCAACATCCCGGTTGCATCCGCTGATTTCCCCGCTTTGCGCTCGGCGGCCAATCGCGCCCTCAAAGACGATAATTTCACCAGCGCCGCTCATGAGCTAGGAACTGCCGCCGTCGCCGATTATGCTGACTATCTCGGTGAAATGCCCAAGAAATATTTCCGTGCCGGGACCTTCGATGGTGTGAGCAACATCAGTGGCTCGACGATGGCCGAGACTATTCTCACCGGCACGAGCGCCTGCCATGCCTGCGTGATCGCCTGCGGGCGGGTAGTGCAATTGGACGATGATGGCAATCGCAAAGGCCCCGAATACGAGACTGTGGTCGGTTTTGGTCCTAATCTGCTGATTGACGATTTGCCCTTCATTGCACGCATGGGCGAATTGTGCGACCGTTACGGCATGGATACCATCAGCTTGAGCGGAACGCTGGGGTTGGCTTTCACGCTTTTCGAGCAGGGCATCATCACAACCGCCGATACCGGCGGCCTGGAATTGAATTGGGGCGACAGGCAGGTTGTCGAAACCCTGGTGCATCAGACCGCCCGCCGCGCAGGTTTTGGTGCGGCGCTGGCCGAAGGCTCCCGGGCGTTAGGGCGGCGCTTTGGCGCTGAAGATCAGGCTGTGCAAGTTAATGGTCTCGAACTGGCCTACCACGACCCGCGCGGTGCTTCGGGCATGGCGCTGGTCTACGCCACCTCGCCGCGTGGCGCCTGCCACAACCAGTCCGACTATTTTTTGCCCGATCTCTTTGGTCAGGACGAACCTGCCATAGGGCTGGAATATTTCGAGCGTCATGCCGGGGCCGGGAAAGCCGCCAACGTTGCCATCCATCAAAACTGGCGCACGGTTTTCAACGCCCTGGTAATGTGTGTCTTTGCCAATGTTCCGCCGGAAGATATTTTGGGATTATTGAATGCTGCCACCGGAGAGACGCGCACGCTCGAAGAATTGGTGTACGCTGGAGAGCGTGCCTGGAACCTCAAGCGGATCATCAACCGTAACCTGGGGCTGGTCGGCGCAAACGATGTTTTGCCTGCCCCTCTGCGGATTCCGTATGCAGACGGCGGTTCAGCGGGATATGAAATTCCCTTCGAAGCCATGTTGCAAGCCTATTATATTGCTCGCGGCT
- a CDS encoding universal stress protein, whose protein sequence is MTYQPRTKFELARDDFRRARRLAATNEIIRKLRGQPVELLPFDEVSPHIHSQDARNRGLQHIPLDAIVGSVGRYADFTRDFLPRSGALQDRWARVKSKFHNLEDMPPIQVYQVGAVYFVLDGNHRVSIARDSGATQIRAYITEFQADIEITADTDLDSMILTVEQAEFFAKTRLNQRQPVPNLRITSPGRYKILEGQINNLQKNRERNDNAAISFEETAQLWYQDMYLPVVETIRNHRLLENFPDRTETDLYVWISQHQEDLSAALGWAIHPEDAASDLADQFSLRAEHVASRLRERILDSVIPNPIEAGPRAGEWRQEQIEKQRGEKLFSRILVSLSGSPHSWQALQQALVFAQREDAQILGLHMVKNKNALSSAATQAVQEKFNTCCQDAGNPGELALDFSEITPTIIERSRWSDLVVVHLAHPPSDNILRRLGPGFHRLVQGCPRPILAVPRAFPRLDKLLLAYDGSAKADEALYVAVYLAGKWKLPLSVLIVLDGERFPKRAAARARWYLSSHKIIGDIHFRHGPVAKTIMQTAAEANTELIIMGGYSRPPVLDMMVGSSVNQILRSATCPILICR, encoded by the coding sequence ATGACTTATCAACCGCGTACGAAATTTGAACTTGCCCGCGATGATTTCCGCCGCGCCCGCCGATTAGCAGCTACCAACGAAATTATTCGCAAACTTCGCGGACAGCCGGTAGAATTGCTGCCTTTCGATGAAGTCAGCCCGCATATTCATTCGCAAGATGCGCGCAACCGCGGCCTGCAACATATTCCGCTAGACGCAATTGTAGGCAGCGTGGGGCGTTATGCCGATTTCACGCGCGATTTTCTGCCACGCTCCGGCGCGCTGCAAGACCGCTGGGCACGCGTCAAATCCAAGTTTCATAATCTGGAGGATATGCCCCCCATTCAGGTGTATCAGGTAGGGGCGGTTTATTTTGTACTGGATGGTAATCACCGCGTTTCAATTGCCAGAGATAGCGGCGCAACACAGATCCGCGCGTATATCACCGAATTTCAAGCGGACATCGAGATCACTGCCGATACCGATCTCGACAGCATGATCCTCACGGTAGAACAAGCTGAATTTTTCGCAAAGACACGGCTCAATCAACGCCAGCCCGTCCCAAATTTACGCATTACCTCGCCGGGGAGATATAAGATACTCGAAGGGCAAATTAATAATCTGCAGAAGAATCGCGAGCGTAATGACAACGCAGCGATTTCATTTGAGGAAACTGCTCAACTTTGGTATCAAGATATGTACCTTCCGGTGGTAGAAACCATCCGCAACCACCGGCTGCTGGAGAATTTTCCCGACCGCACCGAAACTGATCTATATGTCTGGATTTCTCAACACCAGGAAGATCTGAGCGCGGCTCTGGGGTGGGCAATTCACCCCGAGGATGCAGCCAGCGACCTCGCCGATCAATTCAGCCTCCGGGCCGAGCACGTCGCATCCCGCCTGAGGGAGCGAATTCTGGATAGTGTGATTCCCAACCCCATTGAGGCAGGGCCACGCGCCGGGGAGTGGCGTCAAGAACAAATCGAAAAACAACGCGGCGAAAAATTATTCTCCCGTATTCTCGTTTCCCTGAGCGGTTCACCCCACAGTTGGCAAGCCCTACAACAGGCGCTCGTATTTGCACAGCGCGAAGATGCCCAAATTCTGGGCCTACATATGGTCAAGAATAAAAACGCGCTCTCCTCTGCTGCCACACAAGCTGTTCAAGAAAAATTTAATACCTGCTGCCAGGATGCTGGCAACCCTGGAGAGTTGGCGCTGGATTTCAGCGAAATTACGCCAACAATTATCGAGCGGTCTCGCTGGAGTGACCTGGTCGTTGTTCACCTGGCACATCCACCGAGCGATAATATCCTCAGACGCTTAGGCCCAGGATTTCATCGGCTGGTGCAGGGTTGTCCGCGCCCCATTCTGGCGGTACCGCGAGCATTCCCCAGGCTAGATAAGCTGCTACTGGCATACGACGGCAGCGCCAAAGCCGATGAAGCGTTATATGTCGCGGTTTATCTGGCGGGAAAATGGAAATTACCGCTTAGCGTTTTAATCGTCCTTGATGGGGAGCGATTCCCAAAACGGGCTGCTGCGCGAGCGCGCTGGTACTTGAGCAGCCACAAAATTATTGGCGATATTCACTTCCGACATGGCCCCGTTGCCAAGACGATCATGCAAACTGCGGCAGAAGCCAATACTGAACTCATTATCATGGGGGGGTACAGCCGTCCACCGGTGCTGGATATGATGGTAGGCAGTTCGGTAAATCAGATTTTGAGATCTGCCACATGCCCGATATTGATTTGTCGATAA